In a genomic window of Pseudomonadota bacterium:
- the purC gene encoding phosphoribosylaminoimidazolesuccinocarboxamide synthase: MKRGDKVYEGKAKIVYATDDEQYRILYFKDDATAFDGTKKGTIVEKGILNNRISTTLFNLLAENGIPTHLVKTLSEREALVKNVSIIPVEVVARNIIAGSLAKRMGRPEGENLAFPIIEYYYKDDSLHDPMINRDHVLAFSLATAEQIDQARELALKINGILQQYFLDRGILLVDFKLEFGVFNGDVLLADEICPDTCRLWDAESLEKMDKDRFRRDLGKVEEAYLEVCRRVCAVDGD; encoded by the coding sequence ATGAAGCGAGGGGATAAAGTTTATGAGGGTAAGGCGAAAATTGTTTATGCTACCGATGATGAACAATACCGAATTCTCTATTTTAAGGATGATGCCACCGCCTTTGACGGGACAAAAAAAGGGACCATTGTCGAAAAAGGAATTCTTAACAATCGGATTTCGACGACATTGTTCAACTTACTGGCGGAAAACGGAATCCCAACCCACCTGGTTAAAACCCTTTCGGAGCGGGAGGCACTGGTTAAGAATGTAAGTATCATTCCCGTCGAAGTGGTGGCACGAAATATCATTGCCGGCAGCCTGGCTAAACGCATGGGCCGGCCTGAAGGAGAAAATCTGGCGTTTCCGATTATTGAATATTACTATAAAGATGATTCTTTGCATGATCCCATGATTAATCGGGATCATGTTCTGGCCTTTTCCCTGGCTACCGCTGAGCAGATTGATCAAGCCAGGGAGCTGGCATTGAAAATCAACGGCATATTGCAGCAATATTTTCTTGATCGGGGGATTCTGCTGGTTGATTTTAAGCTGGAGTTTGGTGTTTTTAATGGTGATGTGCTGCTGGCTGATGAAATCTGTCCTGATACCTGCCGTTTATGGGATGCGGAGAGTCTGGAAAAAATGGATAAAGACCGTTTTCGTCGTGATTTGGGTAAGGTTGAGGAAGCCTATCTTGAAGTTTGCCGGCGGGTATGTGCCGTTGATGGAGATTAA